One window from the genome of Vibrio vulnificus NBRC 15645 = ATCC 27562 encodes:
- a CDS encoding methyltransferase — protein MQKQFQLLDEWLTEHQGFWRFEPFHQSLHEQLPWVDTHPDMCAWLNSLSVQELSQYKLDPTSLITDLGRFIPDSKTVLANIALTPHSTTTIKLAERFDVGIPGRKLKQIEAMGSYSLTRHQGSEWLEWCSGKGYLGRVLSSQTRQRVTSFEYQLPLCQSGQSEADALNLPMHFVQGDALECESKQYFKPEQHAVALHACGDLHVRMMQYGCEKGVAAMTIAPCCYHLIQSDAYQVLSSVAKLSRIRLSRSELRIPLQQTVTGGSRVQRHRQLEMTFRLGLDLLLRQECAFKEYAPVPSIKKSQLSLGFEAFCRWAAELKEWSLPQVNFELYEAEGAKRFWRMEMLSLVQQIFQRAIEMWLIYDKAMYLQEQGYQVSLSEFCDRDITPRNILIHASDRKNT, from the coding sequence ATGCAAAAACAATTTCAATTGCTCGATGAATGGCTTACTGAGCACCAAGGATTCTGGCGTTTTGAACCATTTCATCAAAGTTTGCATGAACAACTTCCTTGGGTAGACACGCATCCTGACATGTGTGCGTGGTTAAACTCTCTCTCAGTGCAAGAGTTATCACAATACAAACTCGATCCCACTAGTTTGATTACAGATCTTGGCAGGTTTATTCCAGATAGCAAAACGGTATTAGCGAACATTGCACTGACACCACACTCGACAACGACCATAAAACTCGCTGAGCGTTTTGACGTCGGAATCCCAGGACGAAAACTTAAGCAAATTGAAGCAATGGGCTCTTATAGCCTAACTCGTCATCAAGGGAGCGAATGGCTAGAATGGTGCTCGGGGAAGGGATACCTAGGCCGAGTTCTTTCTTCTCAAACTAGGCAACGCGTGACGAGTTTTGAGTATCAGTTACCCTTGTGTCAAAGTGGTCAATCCGAAGCGGATGCACTGAATCTGCCCATGCATTTTGTTCAAGGCGATGCTCTTGAATGTGAATCTAAACAATACTTTAAGCCAGAACAGCATGCTGTCGCCTTACATGCCTGCGGAGATTTACATGTTCGAATGATGCAGTATGGTTGCGAGAAAGGCGTAGCAGCGATGACGATTGCTCCTTGTTGTTACCACCTCATTCAGAGCGACGCTTACCAAGTATTGTCGAGTGTGGCCAAGCTCTCGAGAATACGTCTTAGTCGAAGTGAACTGCGAATTCCATTGCAGCAGACGGTGACTGGTGGAAGCCGGGTTCAGCGACATCGACAATTAGAGATGACTTTTCGTCTTGGTTTGGATCTGCTACTAAGACAAGAATGTGCTTTTAAAGAGTATGCGCCTGTACCGAGCATTAAAAAGTCACAGCTTTCGCTAGGCTTTGAGGCGTTTTGTCGTTGGGCTGCGGAGCTAAAAGAATGGAGCTTGCCTCAAGTGAACTTCGAGCTGTATGAGGCTGAAGGGGCGAAACGTTTTTGGCGTATGGAAATGCTAAGCTTGGTGCAGCAAATCTTTCAACGTGCAATTGAAATGTGGCTTATTTATGACAAAGCCATGTATCTCCAAGAACAAGGGTATCAAGTATCGCTAAGTGAATTTTGCGATCGAGATATTACTCCGAGAAATATTCTTATTCACGCATCTGACAGAAAGAACACCTAA
- the lrp gene encoding leucine-responsive transcriptional regulator Lrp has protein sequence MVDNYKKPSKDLDRIDRNILNELQKDGRISNVELSKRVGLSPTPCLERVRRLERQGYITGYTALLNPQYLDASLLVFVEITLNRGAPDVFEQFNAAVQKLDDIQECHLVSGDFDYLLKTRVSDMGAYRKLLGDTLLRLPGVNDTRTYVVMEEVKQTNQLVIKTR, from the coding sequence ATGGTAGATAACTACAAAAAGCCGTCCAAGGATCTAGACCGTATCGATCGCAATATTTTGAATGAATTGCAGAAAGATGGTCGAATTTCAAACGTTGAACTCTCTAAACGCGTGGGGCTTTCTCCAACTCCATGTTTAGAGCGTGTTCGTCGCTTAGAGCGTCAAGGATACATTACGGGTTATACCGCATTGTTAAACCCTCAGTACCTAGATGCCTCGTTGCTCGTGTTTGTTGAAATAACGTTAAATCGTGGTGCGCCCGATGTATTTGAACAGTTTAATGCCGCGGTTCAAAAACTGGATGATATCCAAGAGTGTCATCTTGTTTCTGGTGATTTCGACTATCTATTAAAAACGCGTGTATCTGATATGGGTGCTTACCGTAAATTGCTCGGTGATACCCTGCTTCGTTTACCAGGTGTAAATGACACTCGAACCTACGTTGTAATGGAAGAAGTGAAGCAAACCAACCAACTTGTGATTAAAACACGTTAA
- the miaE gene encoding tRNA isopentenyl-2-thiomethyl-A-37 hydroxylase MiaE, whose protein sequence is MISLEAYQDLLGPINHFLQCETPSEWVEEAKKPENLPTILIDHLLCELKAGQSAMYLIRKYAVDKESSHTLLDWFKPYEDFAYRGIGSIETLKGKSNFSKAIMAKSDSPYSQELIDKMVLLIKEELHHFYQVLEIMCSRGIEYENVTASRYAKGLLSHMKTHEPETLIDKLIVGGYIEARSCERFAKLAPHMDDDIAKFYVSLLRSEARHYQDYLTLAEQIAGKDISERVAYFGQIEAQLICSKDNDFKFHSGVPTR, encoded by the coding sequence ATGATATCTCTCGAAGCGTACCAAGATCTGCTTGGCCCCATTAACCATTTTCTACAATGTGAAACACCTAGTGAATGGGTCGAAGAGGCCAAAAAGCCTGAAAATCTTCCCACCATCTTGATAGATCATTTGCTTTGCGAGCTGAAAGCTGGGCAATCAGCGATGTATTTGATCCGTAAATATGCGGTGGATAAAGAAAGCTCGCATACCCTACTCGATTGGTTTAAGCCATACGAAGATTTTGCCTATCGTGGAATTGGCTCCATTGAGACACTAAAGGGCAAAAGTAACTTTTCTAAAGCCATTATGGCTAAGTCAGACTCACCTTATAGCCAAGAGCTCATTGATAAAATGGTCTTACTCATTAAAGAAGAGTTACACCACTTTTACCAAGTTCTGGAAATCATGTGTTCCAGAGGGATTGAATACGAAAACGTGACCGCAAGCCGCTACGCAAAAGGTTTGCTCTCACACATGAAGACACATGAGCCTGAGACACTGATCGATAAGCTTATTGTCGGAGGGTATATCGAGGCACGATCTTGTGAGCGGTTTGCAAAGCTCGCTCCTCACATGGACGATGACATTGCCAAGTTCTACGTTTCTCTGCTGCGCTCAGAAGCACGGCATTACCAAGATTACCTCACCCTCGCAGAGCAGATCGCTGGCAAAGACATCAGCGAGCGAGTCGCCTATTTTGGCCAAATAGAAGCACAGCTGATTTGCTCAAAAGACAACGACTTTAAGTTTCATAGTGGCGTGCCTACTCGCTGA
- the ald gene encoding alanine dehydrogenase: MIIGVPKEIKNHEYRVGMIPASVRELISHGHQVFVETNAGAGIGFSDDDYIAVGASILPTAADVFAKAEMIVKVKEPQAVERAMLKEGQILFTYLHLAPDFPQTEELIKSKAVCIAYETVTDHMGRLPLLAPMSEVAGRMSIQAGAQTLEKSHGGRGLLLGGVPGVEPAKVVVIGGGVVGANAARMAVGLRADVTILDRNVDTLRKLDEEFQGRAKVVYSTEDAIEKHVLEADLVIGAVLIPGAAAPKLVTKEHIAKMKPGAAVVDVAIDQGGCFETSHATTHAEPTYIVDDVVHYCVANMPGAVARTSTFALNNATLPYIVKLANKGYREALTADKGFLLGLNVIHGKVTCKEVAESFNLEYVDPAEAIRMFN; encoded by the coding sequence ATGATTATTGGCGTTCCAAAGGAAATCAAGAACCACGAATACCGTGTTGGTATGATCCCAGCCAGTGTGAGAGAGCTTATCTCACATGGTCACCAAGTTTTTGTTGAAACTAATGCCGGTGCAGGCATCGGTTTTTCAGACGATGATTACATCGCTGTAGGCGCATCCATTCTTCCTACTGCTGCTGACGTCTTCGCGAAAGCAGAAATGATTGTAAAGGTAAAAGAACCTCAAGCTGTTGAGCGAGCCATGCTCAAAGAGGGGCAAATATTATTTACTTATTTACACCTAGCTCCAGATTTTCCACAAACTGAAGAGCTAATCAAGAGCAAAGCTGTCTGCATTGCCTATGAGACTGTAACAGATCATATGGGTCGCTTACCACTACTTGCTCCAATGTCTGAAGTTGCTGGTCGTATGTCTATCCAAGCTGGTGCACAAACTCTAGAGAAATCTCACGGTGGCCGTGGTTTACTTCTTGGTGGTGTACCGGGCGTTGAACCAGCTAAAGTCGTTGTTATTGGCGGCGGTGTCGTTGGTGCTAACGCTGCTCGTATGGCTGTTGGCTTACGTGCTGATGTTACTATCCTTGACCGTAACGTGGATACGCTTCGTAAATTAGACGAAGAATTCCAAGGCCGCGCTAAAGTCGTTTATTCTACAGAAGATGCGATCGAGAAGCACGTTCTAGAAGCCGATCTTGTCATCGGTGCGGTGCTTATCCCAGGCGCAGCAGCACCAAAACTGGTCACAAAAGAGCACATCGCGAAGATGAAGCCTGGTGCTGCAGTTGTTGACGTTGCAATCGACCAAGGCGGTTGTTTCGAAACTTCTCACGCAACCACACACGCAGAGCCGACTTACATTGTTGACGATGTCGTACACTACTGTGTTGCTAACATGCCAGGTGCCGTCGCTCGCACTTCTACTTTTGCCCTTAATAACGCGACTCTACCTTACATTGTGAAGCTTGCAAACAAAGGATATCGTGAAGCATTGACGGCAGATAAAGGCTTCCTACTGGGTCTAAATGTGATTCACGGTAAAGTGACCTGCAAAGAGGTTGCAGAAAGCTTTAACCTAGAATACGTAGATCCAGCAGAAGCCATTCGCATGTTTAACTAA
- the cysB gene encoding HTH-type transcriptional regulator CysB, protein MKLQQLKYIVEVVNHNLNVSATAESLYTSQPGISKQVRLLEDELGIQIFERSGKHLTQVTRAGEDIVRISQEILARVESIKAVAGEHTHPEMGTLNISTTHTQARYALPDVIKGFVKRYPKVSLHMHQGTPSQMSEAIAKGTANFAIATEALHLYQDAIMLPCYHWNRSIVVPKEHPLAKKEKVTIQDLASYPLVTYVFGFTGRSELDTAFNRVGLTPRVVFTATDADVIKTYVRMGIGVGVIASMAVDKEQDKDLVSIDASHLFGASTTSIGFRRGTFLRSYMFDFMERFAPHLTRPVVEQAISLKSNAEIDEMFKDIVLPVR, encoded by the coding sequence ATGAAACTGCAACAACTGAAGTACATTGTTGAAGTCGTTAATCACAATCTAAATGTCTCGGCGACCGCCGAAAGCTTGTATACCTCTCAGCCAGGGATCAGTAAGCAAGTCAGGCTTTTAGAAGATGAGTTAGGCATTCAGATATTTGAACGAAGTGGTAAACACCTCACTCAAGTGACTCGAGCTGGGGAAGATATCGTGCGAATTTCGCAAGAAATTTTAGCTCGAGTTGAGAGTATTAAAGCTGTGGCAGGTGAGCATACTCATCCTGAGATGGGCACACTGAACATTTCTACCACCCATACACAGGCTCGTTATGCTTTACCGGATGTCATTAAAGGGTTTGTAAAGCGTTACCCGAAGGTCTCCTTGCACATGCACCAAGGGACGCCAAGTCAAATGTCCGAAGCGATTGCAAAAGGCACGGCGAATTTTGCGATTGCGACAGAAGCTCTGCATTTGTACCAAGATGCGATTATGTTGCCTTGTTACCACTGGAATCGTTCGATTGTTGTACCTAAAGAGCATCCATTGGCTAAGAAGGAAAAAGTGACTATTCAAGATTTGGCTTCTTATCCATTAGTGACTTATGTGTTTGGTTTTACCGGTCGCTCGGAGCTTGACACCGCATTTAATAGAGTAGGATTAACGCCGCGAGTAGTGTTTACTGCAACCGACGCTGATGTTATCAAAACTTATGTACGTATGGGGATTGGTGTGGGTGTGATTGCCAGCATGGCGGTAGATAAAGAGCAGGATAAAGATCTGGTATCGATCGATGCGAGCCACTTATTTGGCGCAAGTACCACCAGTATCGGCTTCCGACGAGGTACGTTCCTACGTTCATATATGTTTGATTTTATGGAAAGATTTGCCCCTCATTTGACAAGACCAGTAGTAGAACAAGCGATCTCGTTGAAATCAAATGCTGAGATTGATGAAATGTTTAAAGACATCGTTCTTCCCGTTCGTTAA
- a CDS encoding DNA translocase FtsK has translation MFKENAKKVQTIIKTSEEAQSSRLNGFQRLKECCLILGVLTSAFLSIALITFSPADPSWSQTSWGGDISNAGGQFGAWVADTLLFTFGLLAYLLPVLLVIVTWVFFRTRDEDERIDLMLWGTRLLGLVILILTSCGLADINFDDIWYFSSGGVLGDVLNSLALPTLNLLGTTLVLLFAWGAGLTLLTGISWLSIVEWIGSLFLDVCQWALNRLRGEKTEVIAPELQPMALSDDEPKAQPQIEAQQDEIVEEERIPDPLPMEPVVQIRREYPIHMPQTVSYQTVADELDELEDSSFERAKKLNATIEELEQEALSVNDLPDDAMSAERARYNVADIAQVSAEHSQTTQVEHAQDFSVDVEEFDHVISLSELDKISEEIDEPVMVGFAEEAPLHRNEAQSVAIAESREPMFSHPGVESTTQHTTQEESVELPAADSVGDVNPEVEDYVEENEEQDQDVTAFQNMVSKAQQNMAATQNPFLMKQDTTLPVPKEPLPTLELLYHPEKRENFIDKEALEQVARLVESKLADYKITAEVVGIFPGPVITRFELDLAPGVKVSRISSLSMDLARSLSAIAVRVVEVIPGKPYVGLELPNMSRQTVYLSDVIDSPQFKNATSPTTVVLGQDIAGEALVADLAKMPHVLVAGTTGSGKSVGVNVMILSMLYKASPEDVRFIMIDPKMLELSVYEGIPHLLAEVVTDMKDASNALRWCVGEMERRYKLMSVMGVRNIKGFNEKLKMAADAGHPIHDPFWQEGDSMDTEPPLLEKLPYIVVVVDEFADLMMVVGKKVEELIARLAQKARAAGIHLILATQRPSVDVITGLIKANIPTRVAFTVSTKTDSRTILDQGGAESLLGMGDMLYLPPGSSHTIRVHGAFASDDDVHAVVNNWKARGKPNYIDEIISGDQGPESLLPGEQMESDEDLDPLFDQVVEHVVQSRRGSVSGVQRRFKIGYNRAARIVEQLEAQGIVSAPGHNGNREVLAPAPPRE, from the coding sequence ATGTTCAAAGAGAACGCTAAAAAAGTACAAACCATTATTAAAACAAGCGAAGAGGCTCAGTCTTCTCGTCTGAACGGTTTTCAACGTCTCAAAGAGTGCTGCCTTATTCTAGGCGTACTGACTTCTGCTTTCCTTTCAATTGCCCTAATAACCTTTAGCCCAGCTGACCCTTCTTGGTCTCAAACCTCATGGGGTGGAGACATCAGCAATGCAGGTGGACAATTTGGTGCTTGGGTAGCGGACACTCTCTTGTTTACATTTGGCTTGTTGGCTTATCTGTTGCCAGTGCTATTGGTGATTGTGACATGGGTCTTTTTCCGAACCAGAGACGAAGATGAACGCATTGACCTCATGTTGTGGGGAACGCGTTTGCTCGGTCTGGTGATACTAATTTTAACCAGTTGTGGTTTGGCGGACATCAATTTCGACGATATCTGGTATTTCTCTTCTGGTGGTGTGCTTGGTGATGTTCTTAATAGTCTAGCGTTACCCACACTGAACCTACTGGGTACAACGTTGGTTTTGCTGTTTGCTTGGGGGGCGGGTTTAACTCTACTTACCGGCATCTCATGGCTCTCGATTGTCGAATGGATCGGTAGCTTGTTTCTCGATGTTTGTCAGTGGGCGCTTAATCGTCTTCGCGGTGAAAAAACAGAAGTTATCGCACCAGAATTACAACCAATGGCATTGTCTGACGATGAGCCTAAAGCTCAGCCACAAATAGAAGCACAACAAGATGAGATTGTTGAGGAAGAGCGTATTCCTGATCCGCTACCAATGGAGCCTGTGGTTCAAATACGCAGAGAATACCCGATCCATATGCCACAGACAGTGAGCTACCAAACGGTCGCTGACGAGCTGGATGAACTGGAGGATAGCTCCTTTGAGCGAGCGAAAAAGCTTAACGCCACAATTGAAGAGTTAGAGCAAGAAGCACTGTCGGTGAATGACCTGCCTGATGACGCCATGAGTGCAGAACGTGCACGTTATAATGTTGCCGACATCGCTCAAGTTTCTGCAGAACACTCTCAAACAACACAAGTTGAACATGCGCAAGATTTCAGTGTAGATGTGGAAGAGTTTGATCACGTTATCTCACTTTCCGAACTGGATAAGATATCAGAAGAAATCGATGAGCCTGTCATGGTCGGTTTTGCTGAAGAAGCACCATTGCATCGCAATGAGGCGCAGAGCGTTGCAATCGCAGAGTCGAGAGAGCCAATGTTCTCTCACCCAGGAGTAGAATCAACTACTCAACATACTACTCAAGAAGAGAGCGTGGAGTTGCCTGCTGCTGACAGTGTGGGTGATGTGAATCCAGAAGTGGAAGATTATGTGGAAGAGAATGAAGAGCAAGATCAAGATGTCACCGCCTTCCAAAACATGGTCTCCAAAGCGCAGCAAAATATGGCGGCGACACAAAATCCGTTCTTAATGAAGCAAGATACAACGCTACCAGTCCCTAAAGAGCCGTTACCAACGCTTGAGCTACTTTATCACCCTGAAAAACGCGAGAATTTCATCGATAAAGAAGCACTAGAACAAGTAGCAAGATTGGTCGAATCTAAACTGGCCGACTACAAGATCACCGCGGAAGTGGTTGGGATCTTCCCTGGTCCTGTGATCACCCGTTTTGAACTTGATTTAGCGCCGGGTGTGAAAGTAAGCCGTATTTCGAGCTTATCCATGGACTTAGCGCGTTCACTTTCCGCCATCGCTGTTCGAGTCGTGGAAGTGATCCCTGGTAAACCCTACGTGGGGCTTGAGCTGCCAAACATGAGCCGTCAAACGGTTTACCTTTCAGACGTAATTGATAGCCCACAGTTTAAGAATGCAACGTCACCGACCACGGTGGTTCTAGGGCAAGATATTGCTGGTGAAGCATTGGTCGCAGATTTGGCGAAAATGCCTCACGTGCTGGTGGCAGGTACCACGGGCTCGGGTAAATCTGTTGGGGTAAACGTCATGATTCTTAGCATGCTCTATAAAGCAAGCCCAGAAGATGTGCGTTTTATTATGATCGACCCGAAAATGCTGGAGCTTTCGGTGTACGAAGGCATTCCACACCTATTAGCGGAAGTGGTTACTGACATGAAAGATGCCTCCAACGCGTTGCGCTGGTGTGTCGGGGAGATGGAGCGTCGTTACAAACTGATGTCTGTGATGGGCGTGCGTAACATTAAAGGTTTTAATGAGAAACTGAAAATGGCGGCAGACGCGGGCCATCCTATTCACGATCCCTTCTGGCAAGAAGGGGATAGCATGGATACGGAGCCACCATTATTAGAAAAACTGCCGTATATCGTTGTCGTTGTGGATGAATTTGCGGATCTCATGATGGTGGTCGGCAAAAAAGTGGAAGAGTTGATCGCACGCTTGGCGCAAAAAGCGCGTGCCGCGGGTATCCACTTGATCCTAGCGACACAACGTCCATCGGTAGATGTCATTACCGGTCTGATCAAAGCGAACATTCCAACACGAGTCGCATTTACCGTATCCACCAAAACCGACTCTCGTACCATCCTCGATCAAGGTGGTGCTGAATCGCTATTGGGCATGGGTGACATGCTTTACCTTCCTCCGGGTTCGAGTCACACCATCCGAGTGCATGGTGCCTTTGCCTCAGATGATGACGTGCATGCAGTTGTGAACAACTGGAAAGCGCGTGGTAAACCAAACTATATTGACGAGATCATCAGTGGCGACCAGG